From Electrophorus electricus isolate fEleEle1 chromosome 8, fEleEle1.pri, whole genome shotgun sequence, the proteins below share one genomic window:
- the cbx3a gene encoding chromobox protein homolog 3a isoform X2 has translation MGKKQLNKSKKEVEEPEEFVVEKVLDQRVVNGKVEFFLKWKGFPDDNTWEPEENLDCPELIAAFLESQKGVVEKPDSNKRKPSTDEPETEESKAKKKKETNEKPRGFARNLEPERIIGATDSSGELMFLMKWKDSDEADLVPAREANTRCPQVVIAFYEERLTWHSCPEDEQQ, from the exons ATGGGTAAGAAACAACTGAACAAGTCCAAAAAAGAAGTGGAGGAACCCGAGGAGTTTGTAGTTGAGAAAGTGCTTGACCAGCGGGTGGTGAATGGCAAAGTTGAGTTTTTCCTCAAGTGGAAAGGTTTCCCTGA TGATAACACATGGGAGCCTGAAGAGAATCTTGACTGCCCTGAGCTGATTGCTGCGTTCCTGGAGTCCCAGAAAGGTGTGGTGGAGAAACCAGACTCCAACAAGAGGAAGCCCTCCACAGATGagccagagacagaggagagtaaagccaagaaaaagaaagaaacc AATGAAAAACCACGAGGGTTTGCCAGGAATCTGGAGCCTGAGCGAATCATAGGGGCCACAGACAGCAGTGGAGAGCTCATGTTCCTGATGAAATG GAAGGATTCTGATGAGGCAGACCTTGTGCCGGCTCGAGAGGCCAACACTCGCTGCCCCCAGGTGGTCATTGCCTTCTATGAAGAGAGACTGACCTGGCACTCCTGCCCAGAGGATGAGCAGCAGTAG
- the cbx3a gene encoding chromobox protein homolog 3a isoform X1, with product MGKKQLNKSKKEVEEPEEFVVEKVLDQRVVNGKVEFFLKWKGFPESDNTWEPEENLDCPELIAAFLESQKGVVEKPDSNKRKPSTDEPETEESKAKKKKETNEKPRGFARNLEPERIIGATDSSGELMFLMKWKDSDEADLVPAREANTRCPQVVIAFYEERLTWHSCPEDEQQ from the exons ATGGGTAAGAAACAACTGAACAAGTCCAAAAAAGAAGTGGAGGAACCCGAGGAGTTTGTAGTTGAGAAAGTGCTTGACCAGCGGGTGGTGAATGGCAAAGTTGAGTTTTTCCTCAAGTGGAAAGGTTTCCCTGA AAGTGATAACACATGGGAGCCTGAAGAGAATCTTGACTGCCCTGAGCTGATTGCTGCGTTCCTGGAGTCCCAGAAAGGTGTGGTGGAGAAACCAGACTCCAACAAGAGGAAGCCCTCCACAGATGagccagagacagaggagagtaaagccaagaaaaagaaagaaacc AATGAAAAACCACGAGGGTTTGCCAGGAATCTGGAGCCTGAGCGAATCATAGGGGCCACAGACAGCAGTGGAGAGCTCATGTTCCTGATGAAATG GAAGGATTCTGATGAGGCAGACCTTGTGCCGGCTCGAGAGGCCAACACTCGCTGCCCCCAGGTGGTCATTGCCTTCTATGAAGAGAGACTGACCTGGCACTCCTGCCCAGAGGATGAGCAGCAGTAG